GATCCCGAAGCATCACATTTAAAAGATCAGCAAGAATTTGCACTGCAGAGTCACTCCTATCCCAGTCTTCCTTGGCTCACCACATACTCACCACATGAAGACTGCCAGAGGACAACAGGTGTCCCAACAGGTGAAAGGTATAGGATAACGTTACAGCAGGgcaaagtaaaaaatacagGTAGCATcccaggaaaaaacagagaacacATGAGTGAGCTGAGGTTATCAGGAAGCCAGACAAATTCTCACCATAGTTACACCTGTTGAACCACACCGGAACGTGAGCATGAAGGACCCAGGCACAGCTCACCTGTAGATCCAGTATGTTAAAGAGACAAGATcagagggtgctcagagccccacAACTGGCTAACCTAAGTGAAAGACTTGGGACTGGATGCCTTGATGAAACTGCACAGGTCACTAGGGAGACTGCAAGtcaggggctgcaggcaggagacaCGGAGCCAGCAAGAAGTagaacaaaaaaccagaaaagcacaacaacaaaaaaagggtTCTCCAAGGTAAAGTGAAAAGGCAGAAACCCCAGTTTTGTAGCTACCCTCTCTGCCAGGCAGGGATCCTTGACTAAGCATTCTGACGGAGGATTTGCTAAATCTGTGTAGGGAACCCTCCTCCCCGTCACAGAAAGACCCAAATCCCCCAGCATGCTGCACTCAGGCTTTGTCACCAACAGATCCCTGAGCCCTGTTCCACCCAGAGCAGTCCCTTGTACCATAACCCCTACAGAGACGACGCTGGTGAATGCTCCCGCCCTCCGTGCTCGGGAAGCACGGCCCTCGCCCCCAGCACGGCACAAGGCCGacatgggtgctggggagggggcggcACAACTCCCCCCCTCTGCTAGGTGCGCCAGGCTCCGCAGGAGGGGACCCCGCTGCTACCGGGGATGGGGACTGCCAGAGGGCGGCAGGGAAGGCCGAGCTCTCCGTTGGCAAGGGGTTAGGAAGGCCAAGAAAGGGGCAAACGGGACTCCAGGGTTCCACAGGGGCCTGAGGGGAGGCCAGGCCGGAGTCACAGGACCCACCATGTAGGGCGGCCAGGTGGCGCTGAGGGGGGCCGGGCTGGTCTCAGCGGCCCCACGGGGAGGCCATATGCTTCTATAGGGTCCCGAGAGGATGCCGGAATGCAGTACCGGTGCCTGGGGGAAAGCCGGGACTCGGTTCCGAGGGGGTGGGGGTGCCGGATGGGCTCTCACCTGCGTCCGCCTCAGCGCTCCCCTCGCCacaagatggcggcggcggccgcaGGGCGCATGCGCAGGGGCTGGGCCCGGGCTGCCGAACCGCCCCCGCCTCGCTTGGGCCGACCCTGCCGGATCCCCGGCACCGGCTGCTGGCACCGGTTCGATGGGACCCAGGAACGTCAAAACCCAGCTCGGTGTCCCGGCCAGCAGAAATCGCCAGGCACCCAAAGGTCGCGGGCttgcagcccagctcctccagaaTTCCCTGCTGGGATCCCGCCCCATTCCTGCGGGGCTCCCAGGTCCGTGTGTCACCGAGCAGGAGGGTTTGGGACCCTCCCGTAAATATGATCCCACATTCGGGAAGACCTCTGTGCCAGGAGAAACTTCAGGGGAGGTGCAGAGGAAGCTCATGGGCCCCTCCAAAGGGGAAGGGGCACACCTGGACgtgaggctgcccagggaagctgtggctgccccatccctagaagtgttcaaggccaggctggatgaggcttggaacaacctggaTTAGAGAGAGGTGTCCCcgaccatggcaggggggttggaactcctttaaggtcccttccacctcAAACCTGTGGTTCTATGAAAGGGCCTCTGtctggcagcagaggcaggatgGAGGGAAGAcaaaggcaggagctgctgcttcctgccaGGGCAAGGATGACAACAGCCTGGGCAAAAACTCCATGATTCTCATGGttgcaggcagcacaggaagAATGGGTCAGAGAAGCatgtgctgcagcccagggaaagCTCTAATACCAAAGGGGATGTACGTGTCCTCAGCccaaggctgaaaaaaacccacaaggaACCTCCCATGGGCTGCCCCAAAGCCTCCACAGCACACTGCGTGGGGAAAGCTACACAGGTAGGGTCAGTCTGTCCCAGCAGAGTGCCCAGGGGAGGAAAAGACAACCCAAAAGCATTTTAGGACTTTACTACGATCGACAGCAAGAGCAGGaagggtttttaaaatatgttacaaACCAAAAAGTATCTCTGGGAAGTGCAAGATTTGCAAACAGCGGCACATTAAGGAACAGTGTGGCTTCAACTCAGGACTGGCACAGAGGACCTGTGGAGCCAAAGTGCCACCTGAGAGCCTGCAATGTCATTTGCAGCATGCTTACAAGTGGGAAAATACTAAAATGACAGGGTGATAGTTGTGCTGCTGCATCTCCAGAGTGACCAAAAAGCAGCAAGGTCCCAGGGTTCCCCATGCTCTTGGCTCTGCCATCACTCTGCCACAGGTTTCGCTTCCTTGGCTGCTTCCAGGCGTGTCAGTATTTCATTCCACTGGACAAACTGCTTGGAGAGAAGCAGGGTCTGGAAGTGACTCTTAAggaaactgcagagaaagaagtACCAGGCTGTATAAAGCCTTTCGGTCTGCTCCTGAGAGGAGCACGACAGGGACACGAGTGTCACCGTGTCCAGAAGGGCACTGGCCCTTGAACCCAGAGTGGGGTGGGGGATCCAACATCTGAGGAGATAAGCAGCCCAGGCATTTCAGCTATGTCAAGCCCAAGACTCAAAGGATACCACTTTGTTGTAGTCCTCCAGGAGTGTCTTGACATTATCCGTGAGCTCGTGGCGTTGTTTCTGCAAAGAGGAGAACCACAGTGACTGAGAAGTAAATGAACTGAAGGGCAGGTGTCCTCCTAGTCCCTGAGAGCGTGGAGGGGAAACTCACCCGAGGCcagcagtgagagcagagcTCAGACACTGGCTGTGGCTACTCACTGCAGCTGGAAGGGTTTCAGTGGTCAAGAGAAAGGTTACAAACACTCATCCTGACAAAGCACCAGAGCCCCCTGGGCTTGCACTGCTGTCTGTCTCTTCTCAGAATTCTTGCTTTGCTTGCTCCGGAACAGGAACTCGCAGCAAAATGCTGAAAGGGGGCATTAGGTGCTGCCCAGGCTACCTATCCCCAGTTCCAGGGACACTCAAATGTGAAAAGGTGAAGTGACAACATGACAGTACTAACAGCCTTCCAGAGAACAGGGACACCAGAAGAAGAGTGCAGTGCCTTACCTCAGTGTCCCAGTGAAGGCAGGAATACCAGCTGGTTAAACCTCCCACTGCTTTGCATGTGCCCCTCAAACCTCTGTACTGAGTACAGTTACAGCAGGCAGAACACTCTTCTAGCTCAGACTCAGATGTCATAAATCCCAGCTACTTCCTCCCCAGAGTGCTAACACTTTTTTAGGACTGCAGTGTAAATATGCTGGGATTGAAAATAACTGCTATAAATCAACAGTTCAAGCAGTTGCAAGTACAGAAGTGTCAGCACAGCCACTGACATTCTTCCTGCCTGCTAGTCAAGGCTGTCAAGAATATTCACACTACCTGCTGCTGTATGTGGATCTGAGACAGTCGCTGTAGCTTGGCTGCATGGTCAGGaacagctgaaaacacagaaaacaagtcaattttaattttttatagtCCATGGGATTAGCTCCCAAAATAAAGATCATTCCTTCTCCGTGATCACATCACAGAACTTCACTCATTGAATCCCAGTGTTACACACCACAAACACACATTTTGtatggcagaaaaaaacccgAGCTACCTTGTACAATAAATACCAGCTTTATCTGCTATCCCCTGCTGGATGACATGAGACAGGAGATGCCAGTAGTGAGACAGTCAAAAACTAACAGGCTGTCAAGCTGCTGTCTCTAACCTGCTTCCCATCCTACTCTGTCACCTTCTTGACCTTGTATGGGATGTTAGAGCAGCATGAGAGAGGAGCAGACATCCCAGTGAGTTTATACCTACTTTACTCACACCCAGTTGGGTGCTTAGCTGTCCTCTTGTCTAGTCTGAGGtcacaagggaaagaaaaagaaaaaaagaaaaaaaaaaggaaaacaggataGGCAACAGCCTGGAACATTTCCATCTCAAAGTTGCTGAAGAACAAGCCTACCTCGGATACTGGCACTGTCCAAAATGGGCTGGAGGTTCTTCACCTGCTCCAGAAGGGCTGCTCGGGAAGCAAGAGGAACCTGCTCCTCTGGTTAGGGAGGGACAAGAACATCAGTACAACATCAGTACAGGGACACTGCTCTGGCTTTCCACAAATGCTGCTGAAGTAACACTTCCACCTTGTTGTTCATGGTTTGATTTAGATTTACGTGTTGCTCATCTCTGGATCTTGGTTCAAACCAATCTAAGGCAGGAGAATCTCCACCAGGTTCCATTTGCAGACCATGCCAACGCAAGGCTGAACCAAAATCTTTGGGGCAAAAGAGAAGACTAGAAGGTATTCAGAAGTACATCCAAAGGTCTTCCAATTTTATCACAGCCTAAAGAGTACTGGGAGAGGGTTGAGGAAAACTGCTCTAGctccagttttaattttcaaccTTTTATTAATTCAGAGTTAAACTGAACAATACTAAAAAGATCAGAACTAATAAAACTGCAGTGTGGATACACACAAAGGAGCACCAGGGGTGACTGACATCCTTTTAACAAACCCTTGCCAGATCTTTACAACTAAAGAAGAGAAATCAATACCAATCCACCTTAGGTTAATGGCCAACTTTTGCAGTGCTAAAAAAACcgaaaaacaacccaaccctGTCTCCTCTCATTTCATGCCATACCTGCCAAGATGAACTGCAGCTTCATGGCATCTGGAACAGCCATCCTATCAATGTACTGAGGGTCAAGGTATTTTATTACATCTTCAACTAGAAGGGAAACCAGGTTTGGAGACAAAAATGTAGGAGACACATTATTGCATTTAGAAGTGCTGTTTCCCCCCATGCTATACACCAGGTTCCTCTGTAAACACTGCCCATTTACGGTCAGTTAATTTCAGATTTATGAATTTCTGTAGAGATTGAGAACTTTGGGGCACTGTGAGCATGAACTGCCAAATGACTCAAACCAAATAACTGCTTTGCTATGGACACCAGCTGtgcttgcttttaatttatacAGTCATACCAAAGGTCAGTGAAATCTGCTTCTTCCTGCCCTTGAAAGAAAACCAGCTGGTAGCTCCCTCTACCCCAGTTCTGAAAATGATCTAAACACacagtttacattttttttataccaAATGGACACCACAGCCTTGGACCTCAACAACCTTCCCTATGCAGCTTCCTCCTTCTGTGATACCAGACAGCAAAACCTGGCCAAGCGGCAGCCTGGCAGGAAAAAGCACCACTCCAGTGTCAACTCCTGATCTCCTCCAGTTCAGAGGAAGCTCCCCAGATCTGCCCACCTGTGGCTGACTGTGATCCTCATTGCTCCCACCACACACACTGGGGAGAGCTGCTCTCCCAAGAAGTCACTTCAGGTGTTCATACTCCAACAGCCTTCAAGGGCTGCATTTCAGGTGGAGCAAACAATGGCACTGATACAGGCAGACATCAAACAAATAACTGGTTGCAGGACCTATTTGCCAGCCCTATAAGCTGAGGGGGAGAATTTCCAGCAGAAAGATCTGACTCAATTCAtagactcacagaatggtttgggctgggaggAGTGCTAAAGATGATgttgttccaacccccttgcactggctccaagccccatccagcctgtccctgcacaattccagggagggggcagccacaatttccctgggTAATCTCggacagtgtctcaccaccctcacaggaaagaatttcttcctaatatctaacctaaatgtcccctcttccagcttaaaactaTTCTGCTTCATCCTCTCACTTGACGTCCTTTTAagaagtccttccccagcttttctgtggcTCCTGTAGTACcctccaggtactggaaagtGACctaaggtctctctggagccttctctaggctgaacaaccccatctctGCCTGTCacaagagaggtgctccagccctctgcacATCTtcgtggccctcctctggatttgctccaacagctccgtgcccttcttatgctgggggcAATAGTGTTGTTACTTATTTATCTGCCAAACATGCAAAACAAGAATCCGAAGACAACGGGGGTCGAAcggaaggggggggggaagggaggaagaggagaaagggaattTTGTTTAGAGCAGTGAAACGGCACAAAGGCTCCTTCAGTCTGTGCACTCCCTCCCCGGCCCGACGCCTCCTGGTTCCCCTCCTGGAGGCCGCTCACTTTTCTTGAAGAGGATTTTGATCCTCTCCCTCTTGCCGGCGATGGTGTTCAGCGCCACCTGCACTTTCACCAGCTCGTCCGCCACCTGCAGTCGCACAGAGGAAGGGGACGGGCCCGTCACACCTCGTTGAGCCCGAGGTACCTCAGACCCCGCCGGGCCGGGACTTCTGCCGGCTCCCCAGGCCAGCACAGACGTCCCTCCCGGTCGCACCGAACGCCTCCCGGTACCTTTTGCGGCCCGCTGGTTCCGTCACCGCTGCCGACAcgctgctccagcacctccagtcTCCATTGCAGCCGCTGCAGCTCCGCCGCCCGCGCCGCCATCTTCCCGCCGGCCGGAAGGAGGAGCCCGCCGCTTCCGGCCCGCCCCGTTGCCATGGAGGCCCGCTGCTAGGGGCCGCCGTTGCCGTGGAAACGGCGCAGGCCGAGGCGGGAAGGGGGTgatggaggggaggaaaggggtgATGGAGGGCGGGAGGCGGCTCCCGGGGAGGGAAGCGAAGGGTGCGAAGCCCCTCTCCAAGGCGAAGAGGAGCGTCTGCAGGCGGTCGATGGCGATTTGCACTGCAGAGTCAGGCGTGCAGGCCTCCCGCTGCCCCCACCGGGGGGTCGATTGCTGCTTCATTCAGGCCTGGTCCGCCAGGAAAGAGGCTCTTGGAtgtattaaaagaaattgaTATAGCGATCTGTGGGTCATGTGTATTCAGGGCCTTTGAAATCCAGGAGGCTGCCGCCGACTTTCCCCCAGGCCTCAGGCTGCCCAGGTTCACCTTTCTGCATCCCTTAGGGGATGCTCACTAAAAAGTGAGACAGtaaggaaggcagcagccaaCCCCAGCCCCAGAACTGCCTGCAAATGACACTCGCAGTTACAGGGATCTGTCAAATGGATGAGGTGAATtaatggcagcagcagccgccACAGAGAAAAAAGCCCAGAGATTttgcaggctgcagagggagaagTTCAGGACTCTCCAGAGCACCTTGTGAAGTCCCCAGCAACCACAGGGCTcagcctgctcctgcctcaTCATTCCCACGTAGACTCAGCAGTGCTAGAGGGAACTGGGGGACAATCTCTGTCCCTCACAGTCCCTAAAGCGTGGGGCTGGGTCTTGCACTGCCATGCCCCAAGTGCTAGGGACCACCCAGTCAAGTTCCTAGATCAGGCTCTTGGGTCAAACCCTGGTCTGACCCAGGTCTTCGGTCTGCtaaaaatgagtattttgtTACCATGTCTGGCAATGTCCCTCTCTGGGGACCCTCCCAGTGCCCTTGGCTCAGCCCAAAACCCACTGTGCCCTGAAAAAGCCTTGTCCTTGTCGATGTGTTCCTACAGGGAGTTGTACAGGGCTGCCACCATGTAGGAGGGAGCAGTGGGGTGGCCCAGGGCCTGAGCAACCCCAGTGCCCCCCACCCAGTctccctggaggagctgtgcagagcattagggcaggaggagcaggctgAGGCTCTACGTGctctggtttttgttgggtttttttgtttggtttttttgtttgtggttttttttcctttttctttttctttttctttttttttttttttttttcgagAGATCGATAGCTGGGCTGTGGAAGAGGGATCTTCAGAGGGGAAGAGGTGCTCTTTGTTCCACAAAGGCAGCAATTAGAAATGGCTGCATTAGCAGAAGTGGCTGGGGGTtgcaggagaggctgggggctgcacacacacagtgaTGACCCTGGTGTggcctgtgccagtgctcatGAATACACAAATGCCCACGCCAGAGGGGTCACACttcacccccctccccaaaggGAGAAAATCCACATAATCCAAGGGCTCAAGCACTGGGCTCAATTCTCAGGAGCCGGAGAGCAACCACCCTTTAGGATCTCATCCAGCCTGCAAGCCTTGGAATGGGGCTGAAGCCACGGTGTTGActgcccacagccccagcaccatGTGCAGTGCACAGCAGATCTGCTGCTTGGGGCTGAGTGGAGGCCTTCAacctcatccccatccctggagcctGTGATGGGACAATGGCTCTGTgtccacctgtgcccagcccagcactgaggCTGGATTCAGCCCTCCTCCTGCTAGGCTGGATTGTCCCTGCCATCCTCTGTCTCCTCCCTCTTGCTCAATTACAGTCCCTGCGGGATGCAGAAAGATGGCATCGATCAGGGCTGGTTACTCAGGTGACAGCAGCTGTGTCCCCAAGCCCCCCAGGGAGAGTGGAAACACACATCACCCCCTGAGCTGCCTAACGAGTGGGAACAGGGGCCCATGTGTGTCCTCCTGGCTCCCCGGGGCCACGGCGCTCGATCATCTGTGGCCTGGCAAGTGACAGGGGACATGAGACCCCAATTAAGGCTGCATTGATCTATCTCCAGCTCCACTTCTCTGTGCCGTGGCTGCAGGTGTTCTGTGCCAGGGCTTAGCTGTCTCACACCCTGGCAACACTGCCCCAGAGCAAACACCCTGGGACCACCTTGCAGCCTGGGgcagacacagacacactcaCAAACAGCACATGGGGGGAAACCCCACTGGCAGCctgatacacacacacacatatgcagaGGAaaccctgctgcagcctgctccACACACACTGTCTctctttcacacacacacaaaactcTTTCACCTTCACAGTCCTCTTCACTCTCATACCCACTTA
The DNA window shown above is from Calypte anna isolate BGI_N300 chromosome Z, bCalAnn1_v1.p, whole genome shotgun sequence and carries:
- the DCTN3 gene encoding dynactin subunit 3, encoding MAARAAELQRLQWRLEVLEQRVGSGDGTSGPQKVADELVKVQVALNTIAGKRERIKILFKKIEDVIKYLDPQYIDRMAVPDAMKLQFILAEEQVPLASRAALLEQVKNLQPILDSASIRAVPDHAAKLQRLSQIHIQQQKQRHELTDNVKTLLEDYNKVTLLLSKQFVQWNEILTRLEAAKEAKPVAE